The genomic segment TTTAATGCATGAGCTGAAAAAATTATGGCCAGTCTATGTAcagaaaaatattgaactttaaattatattcaatATTTGTGAACTTCCAATATATAATACAGATTACAGTAGCTACTGTAATgtactttattaatatttcttattGGTTGTTCTGAGTTAAATATACCTATAAATTAAACTGGTCAGCTTAGCAAATCCAGCAGTGTAACAAGCTGATATTGTCATGTTAACCTAGCTTATAGCTATTCTGTGGTCAGCAGTGATGCTCCTTTTAAACCcatattatgattttatgatttctctgtgtttttcactgCTGACAGTGTTTCCAGAGAgctaaatttgtcttttttgtaaTTGTGGGAAAGTGTGCCTGATTTCTTGTAGCCAGCTGTGTGCAGCAACATGTGGGGGAGGGACACATCTATGATCTATAGAGTTGGCAGCAACATGCGGGGGAGGGACACATCTCTGATCTATAGAGTTGGAGAAAACTCAATTAGCACTTACGGTAcatttaaaaactcttaaaattgTAAAAGCTTTAATACTGGAACTTCTTAAAACCTTACTATAACTTAGTTCTTGTAAGTCTCCCAATGCAGagttccttccatccatccgtccgtctgtcACACCAATGTAgagttattttcataaatattatgAAGTGGTGttatgatattttaatttatttctaaaattggGAAAACGTCTCCATATTTAATCTGGCTTGAAGTGCAATGACACAGAGCAAATCCTGAGACGGTGTGAATGTTTCAGGAGTTGAAACTGACCAAGGCCAGGTAGTGgcccaacaggaagtggtagttGTGGAGCAGCAAGCTGAGGAGCAGGAGGTGGTGGAGGCTCAGACTGCTGTCGTCAGTGTGGTGGAGTCTGGCTCCCAGGAGGTCCTCCGTCAGGTTCACTTCACAATGGAGGTGGACGGGACAACACAGGAGCAGCAGGTGAGAGCGCACGCTTTAAGTCTTTCGTGTGTTTCTCTTTCGGTCGAATCTCAAGTTGTTGTATATCTTTGGCTTGAACCAGGTGGTGGTCGACCAGTCTCAGGCGGACGCACtggctgctgccgccgccgccggcGACAGCCTCATCTGTCAGGCCATCATCAACTCTGGCATCGCCCTGGACACCGAGGAGACGGTGGTGGAGGAATCATCACCAACGACGCAGGAGCTGGACAAAGACATTCCAGACGCTAGTGATGTTGATCAGAGTGTGATTGAGATCCAGGTTAAAGAAGAGTGTGAAGAGACGGAGGAGGCATGTGCATCAcaaatatttgttcaaaaagGTCGCTTTGGAGAAATTTTCCATGAATCATAACTGTTTCCTTGTTTCTTGGACAGGAAACGACTGAAGATCGATCCCCCTGTAAGCTCTACAATTGTCCACACTGCAGTCGGTCGTTCAAAGGCGTAAATTATTTCCGTTTTCATGTCAAAGGTCATTTAGGTAAGCCCTTATTGAATGTTGCAGCTCTTTCCAATATCATACACAAAAGTCGAGATTTCCCAATAGATTCTTTTCTTGGAGTGCAAGATATGAGTTACTAACTTATTGTTAAGCTTTTTCACGTGTTCATGTCACAATTCCAGGTCAGACACAGTCAGTGCATTTATCCCTGTTTTATAGGTTATAAACCGTTTAAGTGCACACTATGTCAAAAGGAGTTTCTCACTGGCTACCTGTTAAAGAAGCACATGGAGGTCCACGTCAGCGAGAGGCGGTATAAATGCGGCGAGTGCGGCAAGCTGTATAAAACCATCGGACACGTACGCGAACACATGAGAGCCCACTCGGATGAGAGGCCCTACCACTGTCACAGATGCAACAAGGGATACAAGACCAAGGTGGATTACAGTGGCTGTACATACACAGCTAAAATTATGAGTgttttggctcttttttttttttttttcctttaattcttGCATTCATTTTTCTCAGAACGCCTTACAAGTTCACCAACGGACTCACGGCGATGAGAAACCTTACGTGTGCGAGTTCTGCTTCAGAGGCTTCAGAGAGAAAGGCTCTCTGGTGCGACACATCCGCCACCACACAGGAGAGAGGCCTTTCAAGTGCCCGAAGTGTGGGCGGGGCTTCGCCGAGCACGGGACGCTCAACCGGCACATGCGCGCCAAAGGTCAGGGTGACGCGCAGAGGCAAACTTAAATGACTCAGGTGTTTATGGCTCTGACGCAAACTGATCTAATGCTGGTTGTTTCCACGCCAGGAGGCTGCAATAAGGAGAACTCCAACGAGCAGCAGGGCGTTGTGGCGGAGGAGCAGGCGTCTGCGGACATCCTCAGCGCAGCAGAAGTCATCACAGAAGATCCTCACGCCGTACTGGTGGAGTTCTCCTCAGTGGTGGCGGACACGCAGGAGTATATTATAAAGGTGGGAGCAAACGCTCAtaaaattacacagaaaaacCTCTGCTGCCGTTTGTTTATTCTgtgaaatagtttatttttaaaatgatgaaaaaagcTTGTTGTTTGcctctctgtttttttacattttacttttaagtcaTGCTTTCATTCCATATCTAACATGCAATGATTTTTAGAACCAGGAACTAATTAATCCAGTCGGTTCTGGGTAATAAGTTTTCAATTAATGACCTTCTTTAATCTGCTCTAAGCATCTTGGCTGGAACaccatttattgttttccataTTTCATAATATCTTGGTTGTATTTCAGGGGTTTTATGCAGGAAGCCTTCCAGTCTGGGGATTTACATGAAAAGTATAACAAAGGTTCTTCTACTTCTTGATTCTTTCACGCCATCTAGACTCAAACTGAAGAGGAAATGCAACAAGAAGTTACACTCATTCAGGACAGCCAAAACGAGGTCAGTTTGAGGCGCTCTAAAGAGAACCTATGCATTATCTATACAGTCAAGTTCTTGTTAAGCCCGTCTCACAGGTCTTCTGACGTTTGTTGAATTTCTGTTCTTCCAAGATGGGAAACCAGATCATGAAAGTGGTGCAACAGATCGTCAGCCAGTCCCATGGCGCCGCCAGCCACCAGATCATCGTGCGAAACGTCGGGGCGGACGAGGAAAGCGCCTCCATCTCCGACTGCGGGGACACCATCACCATCGCCACGCCGGAGAGCCTGACGGAGCAGGTGGCCATGACGCTTGCCTCCGCCATCAGCGACGGGACGCTGCTGGCCACGACAGGCACCGCTGAGGACGTCGGGGGGACTGTTACCATGGTTACCACAGAGGAAGCAGTGGAGGGAATAGAGATGGTGCAGCAGCAAGAGGAGTATGTCATCACCTCCCCAGAGGAGGTGGAAATTCAGACTGTAGTTGTATGATCACAGAGAATTTTACCGATGAACTCGTCTGACTTTATAGTCCGTTTGTGTGCGGATGAGTCAAATATGAAGTTAAGGccaaagtttttataaaaactcttAGTGAcggaaataataaaatacattttggaagAAGAAGCAAATGTTAACAAGGAATAGGTTTACCCTACTATTAGTGTTTTTAACTGCCTCAGTAATATAAATGCATCCAATGTGACTTATTTGTGATCCATTAAACAGTTTAATACATCTAATGCTAAATTCATTTGAATGTCAGGCCAGAACATATCCAAATTCATCTTTTCCCCCCTACATTCCACAGGGTTCCTACACTCTTCATTAGacaagagggaaaaaatagaaaaattagaATCCTTAGgctaaatttgtgttttatttcagaatctAAATATTGCAAATCagaatttctaaaaaagaaaattctgttctttgtttagtttgttaCATCCAAACGTTAGTATTTATCAAACTTGGTAGTGTCCAAAGTGAGTTCTGAATACCTGGCGTCCctcatgttttagattttttcctgattaaacacacctggatcagATGAATAGTTGATTGACAGGCTTCTGTCTAGTAAGGTGAcatgaaggaagaaaggaaacatCCAAGACCTGCAAGAGTCTACCTCGAGAACTGGAACCGGATATTCCTGAactcattttgaattttgagcTGAGTTGAGTCACTCACTGAAATTTTCAATAATCTAACAGCATAATTCAGTTAAATCTGAGGGAGAGAAATTTTGAAATGCACGTTTTCTAAAATGAGTGACTTCTGAAAGTGATGGGTTGCACTCCACTTTTTTTAGGGGTACCTGAATGAAGTacatcacacttttcaggtGCTTGTTTGTCTAAAATAAGAGATGCAAGAAATCAATGGGTGTATTTAATTTCTACTTCAAAATTATGTGTTACTTGTGTTGctcaatcacataaaatcccagcgAAGTTGGTTTCCACGCATCTTTAGCAAGATGCTATAATCctttcagcttttcaaacaaTTGCTAAATTGTTGTTTAGACATTCAGATAAATAACCTcaaaagcaaagatttttttttttaaacgaatGTGCAACATGTTTTGAAATCCTCCGAGTGCCGAGGATGAGGTTTTGTAATGGAAGCCTTGCATATTATAATTGCATGGGACATTTTCCCAGTTCCCTGCCTCAACCGCAGTCACGTCTTTGAACTTTTTATCTCGGATTTGAAGTGCGTTGCCCTTTAAAGGCTGACATGTTGGTCCAAGGCCGTCAATGATACAGTGTTCCCGTTTGCAGAGGTATTGTGTCCTTTTGCATATCACACAGCTGCTTAAATGTATAATGTGTTAGCCCAAGCACattgcatttgaaataaatgctaTTTTCTTACAGCTCTTGTttcaaagtttgtgtttgtttgtttgctagAACTTCTGCTGGGAAAATATTGCTCCAGTTGGTGCTTGTAACCTTGAAGCCCGTCTTGCAGGCGACAGCTCTAACTGGTGTTCCAGTACTAGACGCTATAATCAGAACCGTCCCTGGCTGGGCTGCTTCGCGGCTCGGTTTCTGGGTCACTCCTCAGCCCTCTGAGAGGGCTTCATCCACATGAGCAACAGAGGGAGACAGTGAGAGAGGgtgggagagagaaagagaggcgAAGGTATTTATAGAAAAATGGGGCTTCGCGGTACCTTTCCTTGCAATGAACCATTTCAGGACCAAGTTACTGTGTCCCAGTTTCCTGCTCGCTGCTCAGCCAGAGGGTTTGGACCGAGGCTGAGGTTGGACAGCCTCACCCAGGATGGAGAGCCCGACTCTCACACGCTCTCAGCTCCACAGCTTCTCCCGGCTACTTTGCTGATTCAGAGCAGAAGGAAGAATTGGTCCTCACAAGCCACAAATGTGACCTGGGGGGGACAGTGTTCGTGTAGGTGGGTAGAGGCTTCAGGGAGGAGGTGAGTCAGGTCAGGTGGAGGAGCAGCTTTAGGGTGTCCAAGGGGCACCTGTTGGCTGCGTTGACCCCCTAGTCGGGGGGTGAGGAAAGGCTGGCTGGAACGTGCCCTGCCGCAAGCCGGGCAAGGATGAGGCGCTTCCTGAGCAGAAAGGGCCGCTTCTCCCTGCGCCAGAGCAAGTCTGGGACCCGGAGCGCCGCCAAAGATTTCTGTAAGTCTTGTT from the Gambusia affinis linkage group LG19, SWU_Gaff_1.0, whole genome shotgun sequence genome contains:
- the e4f1 gene encoding transcription factor E4F1 isoform X1; amino-acid sequence: MNAENNHTAETEKEQTTNGTDTITIQTTLGDEDDDVHKCGRCQCEFSSLEAFIQHKLQQSCKRPETGQASQEANQQVSSSTGSSASKVKTEGISTVKPATTTDDERNGPMGRGHRKKIASIKVTDQSDKSAMFVSENADGDQQTFKVNQEGRYICHLCEKTFKTTNILRTHMKTHSDQKNFSCGLCGTSFRTKGSLIRHNRRHTDERPYRCTLCGQSFRESGALTRHLKSLTPCTEKIRFVQYKEILVSKDGVQKGVETDQGQVVAQQEVVVVEQQAEEQEVVEAQTAVVSVVESGSQEVLRQVHFTMEVDGTTQEQQVVVDQSQADALAAAAAAGDSLICQAIINSGIALDTEETVVEESSPTTQELDKDIPDASDVDQSVIEIQVKEECEETEEETTEDRSPCKLYNCPHCSRSFKGVNYFRFHVKGHLGYKPFKCTLCQKEFLTGYLLKKHMEVHVSERRYKCGECGKLYKTIGHVREHMRAHSDERPYHCHRCNKGYKTKNALQVHQRTHGDEKPYVCEFCFRGFREKGSLVRHIRHHTGERPFKCPKCGRGFAEHGTLNRHMRAKGGCNKENSNEQQGVVAEEQASADILSAAEVITEDPHAVLVEFSSVVADTQEYIIKTQTEEEMQQEVTLIQDSQNEMGNQIMKVVQQIVSQSHGAASHQIIVRNVGADEESASISDCGDTITIATPESLTEQVAMTLASAISDGTLLATTGTAEDVGGTVTMVTTEEAVEGIEMVQQQEEYVITSPEEVEIQTVVV
- the e4f1 gene encoding transcription factor E4F1 isoform X2, with amino-acid sequence MNAENNHTAETEKEQTTNGTDTITIQTTLGDEDDDVHKCGRCQCEFSSLEAFIQHKLQQSCKRPETGQASQEANQQVSSSTGSSASKVKTEGISTVKPATTTDDERNGPMGRGHRKKIASIKVTDQSDKSAMFVSENADGDQQTFKVNQEGRYICHLCEKTFKTTNILRTHMKTHSDQKNFSCGLCGTSFRTKGSLIRHNRRHTDERPYRCTLCGQSFRESGALTRHLKSLTPCTEKIRFVQYKEILVSKDGVQKGVETDQGQVVAQQEVVVVEQQAEEQEVVEAQTAVVSVVESGSQEVLRQVHFTMEVDGTTQEQQVVVDQSQADALAAAAAAGDSLICQAIINSGIALDTEETVVEESSPTTQELDKDIPDASDVDQSVIEIQVKEECEETEEETTEDRSPCKLYNCPHCSRSFKGVNYFRFHVKGHLGYKPFKCTLCQKEFLTGYLLKKHMEVHVSERRYKCGECGKLYKTIGHVREHMRAHSDERPYHCHRCNKGYKTKNALQVHQRTHGDEKPYVCEFCFRGFREKGSLVRHIRHHTGERPFKCPKCGRGFAEHGTLNRHMRAKGGCNKENSNEQQGVVAEEQASADILSAAEVITEDPHAVLVEFSSVVADTQEYIIKGFYAGSLPVWGFT